The DNA region TTCCGGGATGCGCCCGAAGCTCTTCCGAACACGTTTACGACCCGTAAAGGATTTGGCCATGGATGTCCCCAAACGTCTGTACGTGATGCGCGTTATACCGACCGTTCAACCGACCAGAGGAGCCGACCAAGATGATCGGCCGGTCCCGTGGGCGCCCGCGCGGGCCGCCCCCCAGATGGGGACGGAAAGAGCCGGGCCGGGCAAGCCCGGTCCGGCGGAAGGCAGAAAACGCCGTGCGGCGGCAGGCCCCCTTGGGGACCGGCCGCCGTCCGGCGTGGAACTGTATGATCCGCAACGCAACAAGGTCTTACTTAATATCGACCTTGGCGCCGGCCTCTTCAAGCTGCTTCTTGATCTTGGCGGCCTCGTCCTTCGTGGCGCCTTCCTTGACCGGCTTCGGAGCACCCTCGACCAGGTCCTTGGCTTCCTTCAGGCCCAGGCCGGTGATGGCGCGGACTTCCTTAATCACGTTGATCTTCTTCTCGCCGGCATCGGCGAGGATCACCGTGAACTCGGTCTGCTCTTCCACCGGGGCGGCGGCGGCAACCGGGCCGGCGGCGGCGACGGCGACCGGAGCGGCGGCGGAGACGCCCCACTTCTCTTCCAGGAGCTTCGACAGCTCGGCGGCTTCCAGGACGGTCAGGGCCGACAGATCGTCGACGAGCTTCTGCAGATCAGCCATGTTACTACTCCAAACGACTTGAGTTCTGGGGATGGAAAAAACGAGTGACTAGGCCTGGTTAGGCCGCCGCCTCGTCGTCCTTCTTCGCGTAGGCAGCAAGCACGCGGGCGACCTGGCCGCCCGGAGCCTGGAGGACACCGGCGATACGGGTCGCCGGGGTCTGGATCATGCCCACGAGACGGCCACGCAGTTCGTCCAGCGACGGGAGCGCGGCGAGGGCCTTGACCCCCTCCGCGTCCAGAATCTGGGTGCCGAGGCTGGCGCCGACGATCTTGAGCTTCTCGTTGGTCTTCGCGTAATCGGCCACCACCTTGGCGGCCGCAACGGGATCCTTCGAGAAGGCGATCGCCGTCGGTCCCTTGAAGAGACCGTCCAGACCTTCGAACTGCGTCCCCTGAAGGGAACGACGGGCGAGCCGGTTCTTCGTCACTTTGAAGCTGGCGCCAGCAGCCCGAACCTTCGCACGCAGGTCGGTGACTTCCTTCACCGTCAGGCCCAGATGGTGGGTGACCACCACCAGGCCCGTGTCCTGGAGCTTCGATTGCAGAGCCGCGATCGTCGCTTCTTTTTGTGTACGATCCACGGATCGCCTCC from Azospirillum thiophilum includes:
- the rplL gene encoding 50S ribosomal protein L7/L12, with the translated sequence MADLQKLVDDLSALTVLEAAELSKLLEEKWGVSAAAPVAVAAAGPVAAAAPVEEQTEFTVILADAGEKKINVIKEVRAITGLGLKEAKDLVEGAPKPVKEGATKDEAAKIKKQLEEAGAKVDIK
- the rplJ gene encoding 50S ribosomal protein L10, with the translated sequence MDRTQKEATIAALQSKLQDTGLVVVTHHLGLTVKEVTDLRAKVRAAGASFKVTKNRLARRSLQGTQFEGLDGLFKGPTAIAFSKDPVAAAKVVADYAKTNEKLKIVGASLGTQILDAEGVKALAALPSLDELRGRLVGMIQTPATRIAGVLQAPGGQVARVLAAYAKKDDEAAA